One Bacillus sp. FJAT-52991 genomic region harbors:
- a CDS encoding DeoR/GlpR family DNA-binding transcription regulator, with product MSVLPEERKNKILKELNKTGKVKVVELVDQFNVSEETIRRDLMMLEEKGLLKRVYGGAIKIVFEFEEPPFIHRTTVNQEAKVKIGQKAVELISDGDVIAIDVGTTMLELAKSIEKKKDITIITNSLPVSSALTESLNQERFTGQILLLGGQVDPKHQSISGSLTEQMLNQFNIDKAFLSAGGVSTQNGVSNYHLHETFVSRKMVEVSKQVILLTDSSKMGVDTFGKVWPLEKIDVVVCEQPFPEEWNDHSELRKINWIQA from the coding sequence ATGTCTGTTTTACCAGAAGAAAGAAAAAATAAAATATTAAAAGAACTTAATAAAACTGGAAAAGTAAAAGTCGTGGAATTGGTGGATCAATTTAATGTTTCAGAGGAAACGATTCGACGCGACTTGATGATGTTAGAGGAAAAAGGGTTATTAAAAAGAGTGTACGGTGGAGCCATTAAAATAGTCTTTGAATTTGAGGAGCCTCCGTTTATACATCGTACAACAGTGAACCAGGAAGCGAAAGTTAAAATTGGACAAAAAGCAGTAGAACTCATTTCCGATGGTGATGTGATTGCTATTGATGTAGGAACAACTATGCTTGAATTGGCCAAGTCGATTGAAAAGAAAAAGGATATTACGATCATTACTAATTCTTTACCTGTATCATCTGCGTTGACTGAATCACTCAATCAAGAAAGGTTCACAGGTCAAATTTTATTACTTGGTGGACAAGTCGATCCAAAGCACCAATCCATATCTGGAAGTCTCACCGAACAAATGTTAAATCAATTCAATATAGATAAAGCGTTTCTCTCAGCCGGCGGTGTGTCTACTCAAAATGGGGTGAGTAATTATCATTTGCATGAAACATTCGTTTCACGCAAGATGGTTGAAGTCTCCAAGCAAGTCATATTGCTAACGGATTCCTCCAAAATGGGTGTGGATACTTTTGGCAAAGTTTGGCCGCTAGAAAAAATCGATGTAGTTGTTTGTGAACAACCATTTCCAGAAGAGTGGAATGATCATTCGGAATTAAGAAAAATCAATTGGATTCAAGCATAA
- a CDS encoding ABC transporter ATP-binding protein, which yields MSYVTIDRVMKKYEGQVVLNNISLTLEKGEFATLLGQSGCGKSTLLRSIAGLEDVDQGRVLIDGKDITHLSPRQREVGMVFQSYALFPNMTVFDNIAYGLRMKKVKNMKSKVKKMIEMVDLIGKEESYPHQLSGGQQQRVALARALVMEPKVLLLDEPLSALDAKIRKSLQKELKRIQKELDITTIFVTHDQEEAMTMSDRIFVMNKGNIEQSGSPSEIYTSPVNTFVAKFIGNYNVLNMENFRKLVRSTELKGNEVAFRPEVLTLLPIGEESMDVQENWRLKGFIKDISMTGNVLRYEVETEEFSFHVDYLHQRGAMFEQGSRIQVILPKKECLIL from the coding sequence ATGAGCTATGTAACCATTGATCGAGTGATGAAGAAGTATGAAGGTCAAGTTGTTTTAAATAATATCTCTTTAACTTTAGAAAAAGGAGAATTTGCCACACTACTTGGGCAAAGTGGATGCGGGAAGAGTACATTACTGCGTTCAATTGCAGGGCTTGAGGATGTTGATCAAGGAAGAGTCTTAATTGATGGAAAAGATATTACTCATTTATCACCGCGTCAACGTGAAGTCGGTATGGTGTTTCAATCTTACGCCCTTTTCCCTAATATGACGGTTTTTGATAATATTGCGTACGGTCTTAGAATGAAAAAGGTAAAAAATATGAAATCAAAAGTAAAAAAGATGATTGAGATGGTTGATTTAATAGGAAAAGAAGAGTCTTATCCTCATCAATTATCTGGCGGACAACAGCAGAGGGTCGCTCTTGCCCGTGCGCTTGTGATGGAGCCGAAAGTGTTGCTTTTGGATGAGCCATTAAGCGCATTGGACGCCAAAATTAGAAAAAGTTTGCAAAAGGAATTAAAAAGAATACAAAAAGAATTAGATATTACCACTATTTTTGTGACACATGATCAGGAAGAAGCAATGACGATGTCTGATCGGATCTTCGTCATGAATAAAGGGAATATTGAACAATCCGGTTCTCCATCAGAAATTTATACATCGCCAGTCAATACATTTGTTGCAAAATTCATTGGCAATTATAATGTATTAAATATGGAAAATTTCCGCAAGCTTGTGCGAAGCACCGAGTTAAAAGGGAATGAAGTGGCTTTTCGTCCAGAAGTGTTAACATTGCTTCCTATAGGAGAAGAGAGCATGGATGTACAAGAGAACTGGCGACTGAAAGGGTTTATTAAAGATATTTCTATGACAGGGAATGTATTAAGATATGAAGTAGAAACAGAAGAGTTTTCTTTCCACGTAGACTATCTTCACCAACGAGGGGCAATGTTTGAACAAGGATCACGGATTCAAGTTATACTTCCGAAGAAGGAATGCCTGATTTTATAA
- a CDS encoding ABC transporter permease, with the protein MKSSLTIHKVIVGLLVIYLLIPLIGTFLFSIAGKWDHTILPESYTIKWYVELFQDERFYDAFQRTLFLIVITVGLSVVIMVPTIFIITIYFRRWEGLLQAAAMLPYGIPPIVGAVGLIKLYSNGPIQIAGTPWILIGAYFITILPFMYQGIRNSLRTLNAVQLVDAAELLGATKFQAFRTVVFPNIISGILVSTLLSVALLFSEFAMANLLVGGRFETLQIYLSDKLNSSGHLTSAIVITYYSVILLLTGTVLKLTFRNEKNPVPNKSRVLSFLKKQTRHKKTALEGEN; encoded by the coding sequence ATGAAATCTTCGTTGACGATTCATAAAGTAATTGTTGGATTATTAGTTATCTATTTATTAATCCCGCTTATCGGAACATTTCTATTCTCGATTGCTGGTAAATGGGATCATACCATTTTGCCTGAAAGCTATACAATCAAATGGTATGTTGAATTATTTCAAGATGAACGGTTTTATGATGCTTTTCAACGAACGCTGTTTTTAATTGTCATAACGGTTGGGCTTAGCGTTGTTATTATGGTTCCAACTATTTTTATCATCACAATCTATTTCAGAAGATGGGAAGGTCTGCTTCAAGCAGCGGCTATGCTTCCTTATGGAATTCCACCGATTGTTGGGGCTGTTGGATTAATCAAACTGTATTCAAATGGGCCGATTCAAATTGCCGGAACGCCTTGGATTTTAATTGGTGCTTATTTCATCACGATCTTGCCATTTATGTATCAAGGTATTCGTAATAGCCTTCGTACACTTAATGCCGTGCAGCTTGTGGATGCAGCGGAATTGCTAGGTGCTACAAAGTTTCAAGCGTTTCGCACAGTCGTGTTTCCCAATATTATATCAGGGATTTTAGTGTCAACCTTATTATCAGTCGCTCTTTTATTTAGTGAATTCGCTATGGCTAATTTGCTTGTTGGAGGCAGATTTGAAACGCTTCAAATTTATCTATCAGACAAGTTAAATAGCAGCGGTCACTTAACGAGTGCCATTGTGATTACGTATTATTCCGTGATTTTACTATTAACGGGAACTGTATTGAAACTGACGTTTAGAAACGAAAAAAATCCTGTGCCAAATAAAAGTCGTGTTCTTTCATTTCTTAAAAAACAAACCCGCCATAAAAAAACTGCTTTAGAAGGTGAAAATTAA
- a CDS encoding ABC transporter permease, with translation MKKQKVYLLALLLPFIMFVIGFEIGPLVAMIKNSFYADDGITVTIDQYLTIFKSEFYLQAIQNSLVISLVSAVTSVIIAVIAAYSFTKFSQKIQNRLLMVANMTSNFEGIPLSFSYIILLGNNGLFTLLFAKLGWDVFADFNLYSWTGLILVYIYFQIPLAVMLIYPSYQGIKKQWKEASALLGGSKFSFWLHVGIPVLLPSIVGTFSILFANAMGAYATAYALVGSNYNLLSLQIASLVASDVALKPQLGAAMGVLLAATMIGAMWFNERMMRRIRRDLR, from the coding sequence ATGAAAAAACAAAAAGTTTACTTATTAGCTCTTTTACTGCCATTTATTATGTTTGTAATTGGGTTTGAAATCGGACCATTAGTAGCAATGATTAAAAATAGCTTTTATGCAGACGATGGAATAACAGTGACGATTGATCAATATCTCACTATATTTAAAAGTGAATTTTACTTACAAGCCATTCAAAATAGCCTTGTCATTTCCTTAGTTTCTGCTGTAACTTCTGTGATTATAGCTGTCATTGCAGCTTATTCCTTTACAAAGTTCTCACAAAAAATACAAAACCGTCTATTGATGGTCGCTAATATGACATCGAACTTTGAAGGAATTCCCCTTTCTTTTTCATATATTATTTTGCTTGGAAATAATGGATTGTTTACATTGCTTTTTGCCAAGCTTGGTTGGGATGTGTTTGCGGACTTTAATTTATATTCCTGGACAGGTCTCATTCTCGTTTATATTTATTTCCAAATTCCACTTGCCGTTATGCTCATTTACCCGTCCTATCAAGGAATTAAGAAACAATGGAAAGAAGCCTCTGCATTGTTAGGGGGATCGAAATTCTCCTTTTGGCTTCACGTCGGGATTCCCGTTCTTTTACCTAGTATTGTAGGAACATTCAGTATTTTATTTGCTAATGCGATGGGTGCTTACGCGACAGCCTATGCATTGGTCGGCAGTAACTATAACTTACTATCACTTCAAATTGCTTCGCTCGTTGCAAGTGATGTGGCATTAAAGCCTCAACTTGGTGCTGCGATGGGTGTTCTTTTAGCAGCAACTATGATCGGGGCGATGTGGTTCAATGAACGAATGATGCGTCGCATTAGGAGGGATTTACGATGA
- a CDS encoding alkaline phosphatase family protein — MSNKVITIVVDGMRYDKACEALGFIQHLVETNQAALYKVKSELPSLSRPLYEVLLTGTPASVNGITSNQAVRLSTEKSLFHLTKENGLRNGTASYYWVSELYNRAPFHFIEDRDQEDESKPIQYGKFYWDDDYPDSHVLMDAEALRRKHDPHFLYIHPMGVDVKGENFGSESKEYREQILKVGSLLAQLLPIWIKEGYHILITSDHGMSETGNHGGITDGERDVPLFIISPKVEPGVYSEVVPQLAFAPLVCELLNIEPSDKMMSYQWPGLKEKNTIHQ; from the coding sequence ATGTCAAATAAAGTAATAACAATTGTTGTTGATGGTATGAGATATGATAAAGCGTGTGAAGCTCTTGGATTTATTCAACATTTAGTTGAAACGAATCAGGCAGCACTTTATAAAGTAAAGTCGGAACTCCCGAGTCTTTCCCGCCCATTATATGAGGTGTTACTAACGGGTACGCCGGCATCAGTGAACGGAATTACGTCTAATCAAGCTGTTCGTCTATCTACAGAGAAAAGCCTCTTTCATCTTACGAAAGAAAACGGCTTAAGAAATGGAACGGCATCGTATTACTGGGTAAGCGAGCTTTATAATCGCGCGCCATTCCATTTTATAGAAGATCGTGATCAAGAGGATGAGTCTAAGCCGATTCAATATGGAAAATTTTATTGGGACGATGACTATCCAGATAGTCATGTGCTAATGGATGCAGAAGCCTTACGCAGAAAGCATGACCCGCACTTTTTATATATTCATCCGATGGGTGTAGATGTAAAAGGAGAGAATTTCGGTTCAGAATCGAAAGAATATCGTGAACAAATCTTAAAAGTGGGTAGTTTGTTAGCACAACTGTTACCAATTTGGATCAAAGAAGGTTACCATATTTTAATTACATCTGATCATGGCATGAGTGAAACGGGTAACCATGGCGGCATAACGGATGGTGAGCGTGATGTACCACTCTTTATCATTAGTCCAAAAGTTGAGCCTGGTGTTTACAGTGAAGTAGTTCCGCAATTAGCTTTTGCCCCGCTCGTTTGTGAACTGTTAAATATTGAGCCGTCCGATAAGATGATGTCATATCAATGGCCAGGTCTAAAGGAAAAAAACACGATTCACCAGTAA